In a single window of the Chaetodon trifascialis isolate fChaTrf1 chromosome 19, fChaTrf1.hap1, whole genome shotgun sequence genome:
- the LOC139348066 gene encoding trace amine-associated receptor 1-like: MEPEAIFNRTYVVNDIHSCYELDNSSYILLSSTSTVCVLLSVILGSLCAITICGNLLVIISIIYFKQLHTPTNYLILSLAVADLLVGVIIVPFSMAFSVSSCWNEDLFCKIRDSFDISLCMCSILNLCCISIDRYYAVCQPLTYRTKITDHVVVTMIVVSWTISALIGIGVIMSGLNQDKCEENCSNNVLLANIMGLILSFYLPVIIMLCIYFQIFLVAQRQARSIQNTTCQSTKSGATVSKMERKATTTLAIIMGVFLSCWTPFFLCMTFLSFSTDSVSVAVFETLNWLALSNSMLNPFIYAFFYSWFRSAFRMIITGKLFLGDFSNSKLL, translated from the coding sequence ATGGAACCAGAAGCCATTTTTAATAGAACTTATGTTGTCAATGATATACATTCTTGCTATGAATTAGACAATTCATCTTACATATTGCTAAGCAGCActtctacagtatgtgttttatTATCTGTTATACTGGGCTCTTTATGTGCTATCACTATATGTGGAAATCTTCTTGTAATAATCTCCATCATttacttcaaacagctgcacactCCCACAAACTATCTtattctctctcttgctgtggCTGACCTGCTTGTTGGTGTCATAATTGTTCCTTTCAGCATGGCCTTCTCTGTGAGTTCATGCTGGAATGAAGATTTATTTTGCAAAATACGAGACAGCTTTGATATATCCCTGTGCATGTGCTCTATCTTGAATTTATGTTGTATTTCCATTGACAGATATTATGCAGTGTGTCAGCCTCTGACATACAGGACTAAAATAACTGATCATGTTGTTGTGACCATGATCGTGGTGAGCTGGACTATTTCTGCTCTAATTGGAATTGGTGTCATAATGTCAGGATTAAACCAAgataaatgtgaagaaaattgcTCAAATAATGTTCTCTTGGCAAATATTATGGGtcttattttgtcattttatctcCCAGTGATCATAATGCTTTGTATCTACTTTCAAATTTTCCTTGTGGCACAGAGACAGGCACGCAGCATCCAGAACACAACCTGTCAGAGCACGAAGTCTGGAGCAACCGTCagtaagatggagagaaaggccACAACAACTTTGGCTATCATTATGGGAGTTTTTCTGAGCTGTTGGACTCCATTCTTTCTTTGCatgacatttctttcttttagtaCTGATTCAGTATCAGTTGCTGTGTTTGAAACCCTTAATTGGCTTGCACTATCAAACTCAATGCTCAATCCCTTTATTTATGCTTTCTTTTACAGCTGGTTCAGGTCAGCTTTTAGAATGATCATTACTGGTAAGTTATTTCTGGGTGATTTCTCTAACTCAAAGCTCCTCTGA